One genomic segment of Bacteroidales bacterium includes these proteins:
- a CDS encoding EamA family transporter: MKRFAIITGLLSGFLFGIATPFSKLLLDGLNSFQLAGLLYLGAAIAMFPYIFRKNNNLTLLFHSGSRMKTLGIIFFGGFLGPVLLLFGLKTANAASVSIWLNMELVATAILGVLIFKDTLDRNAWIGVILTIIAGIVTSFGEGSSGIISALLITAACISWAVDNHLTALTDGASPQSVTFLKGIVAGSVNLLIGCLIASESLQFGSLGPALLVGIFSYGLSIMLYVTSAQNLGATRGQILFSTAPLWGVILSYIFYQESFQWVHVISLVLLTLAVIVTYMLSHKHTHTHVEMEHIHFHQHADGHHNHEHDNKSIPAGKWHSHVHKHNPLAHEHPHFPDLHHRHEHE; the protein is encoded by the coding sequence AAACTGTTATTAGATGGTTTAAACTCCTTTCAGCTGGCAGGTTTGCTCTACCTGGGTGCAGCTATTGCTATGTTTCCTTATATTTTTCGCAAAAATAACAACCTTACATTGCTATTTCATTCTGGCAGCAGAATGAAAACTCTTGGAATTATTTTCTTTGGCGGGTTCCTTGGACCTGTTCTTTTATTATTTGGCTTGAAAACAGCCAATGCAGCTTCGGTTTCTATCTGGTTAAATATGGAACTGGTAGCAACAGCTATCTTAGGAGTCTTGATTTTTAAAGACACACTGGATAGAAATGCCTGGATAGGAGTTATTTTAACAATTATCGCTGGCATAGTTACTTCCTTCGGTGAAGGCTCGAGCGGCATTATTTCAGCTTTGCTGATAACGGCAGCTTGTATTAGCTGGGCGGTGGATAACCATTTAACAGCCCTTACCGATGGGGCATCTCCACAGTCAGTAACATTTTTAAAAGGAATAGTGGCTGGTTCTGTCAATTTACTGATTGGTTGCCTCATAGCCAGCGAATCATTACAGTTTGGTAGTTTAGGCCCGGCATTACTGGTTGGTATATTCTCTTACGGTTTGAGCATCATGCTGTATGTTACATCTGCCCAGAATCTCGGGGCTACACGAGGGCAGATTTTATTTTCGACAGCGCCACTATGGGGAGTGATTTTATCGTACATATTCTATCAAGAATCTTTTCAATGGGTGCATGTTATTTCACTTGTCCTTTTGACACTGGCTGTAATTGTAACATACATGCTATCGCATAAACATACGCATACGCATGTCGAAATGGAGCACATCCATTTCCATCAACATGCTGATGGACATCACAACCACGAACATGATAATAAATCCATTCCGGCAGGCAAATGGCATTCGCATGTTCACAAACATAATCCATTGGCACACGAACACCCGCACTTCCCAGATTTGCACCACAGGCATGAGCATGAATAG
- a CDS encoding transcriptional repressor has translation MSQTPDDQLNNRNIKPTAMRELVLKVLTEQTTAISLAELEHKFHKADKVTLFRTLKTFEENKLIHSIDDGTGSVKYALCTESCQCNPDDLHVHFFCTSCHHTYCLNDIPIPSVNLPVHFNLESISMVVKGICSNCKK, from the coding sequence ATGTCACAAACTCCCGATGATCAATTAAACAACCGCAACATTAAGCCAACCGCCATGCGCGAACTGGTACTAAAGGTGCTTACCGAACAAACCACTGCAATAAGCCTGGCTGAACTTGAACACAAGTTTCATAAAGCCGATAAAGTCACTTTATTTCGTACCTTAAAAACCTTTGAGGAAAACAAGCTCATTCACAGTATTGATGATGGAACCGGCTCTGTTAAATACGCGCTCTGCACCGAATCCTGCCAATGCAATCCGGATGATTTGCATGTGCATTTCTTCTGTACTTCATGCCATCACACATATTGCCTCAACGATATTCCGATCCCGTCCGTCAATTTACCGGTGCATTTTAACCTCGAAAGTATCTCAATGGTCGTAAAAGGAATATGCTCAAATTGCAAAAAGTAA